The following proteins are encoded in a genomic region of Drosophila willistoni isolate 14030-0811.24 chromosome 2L unlocalized genomic scaffold, UCI_dwil_1.1 Seg196, whole genome shotgun sequence:
- the LOC124460010 gene encoding uncharacterized protein LOC124460010 has translation MAPRPRSVQASKEERRCSRGTESFRCRVCRGIHPLKRCRRFLRLNVEKRMRAVLANKYCANCLAHQHSGGSCLSGDKCRICEEDHHTLLHFHEQPRRRTPSSVVRRVTPESSRRRVAPTPASDPKLTLTTLLQHRNPHLMPTAMVRIETEGKTFDVKALVDPCSAVSSMATSLATAFKLTAVNIGAEKAVAAVIRSPISEGWRLEAILKVVDGLCCRTPSAPVDPQIAKKFEGIVLADETFYRPSSVSLVLGADVITEVMLEGSLPGVGGRPIAMRTVFGWTLSGACH, from the coding sequence ATGGCTCCGAGACCGCGTTCAGTACAGGCATCGAAAGAGGAGCGCAGATGTTCGCGAGGAACTGAGTCCTTCCGTTGCCGAGTCTGTCGCGGAATCCATCCTCTGAAGCGATGCCGTCGCTTCCTGCGGCTGAACGTGGAGAAGAGGATGAGGGCAGTGCTGGCGAATAAGTACTGCGCCAATTGCCTGGCCCACCAACATTCCGGAGGAAGCTGCTTAAGCGGTGATAAGTGCCGAATCTGTGAGGAGGATCACCACACGCTGCTTCACTTCCATGAACAGCCACGTCGACGCACTCCAAGCTCCGTCGTACGCCGAGTCACCCCCGAGTCCTCCAGACGAAGGGTCGCGCCAACGCCAGCCTCCGATCCGAAACTGACCTTGACCACACTGCTGCAGCACCGCAATCCGCATCTGATGCCCACGGCGATGGTGCGCATTGAGACGGAGGGAAAAACCTTCGACGTGAAGGCCCTGGTGGACCCTTGTTCTGCGGTATCGTCGATGGCGACGTCATTGGCCACGGCCTTCAAGTTGACAGCCGTCAATATAGGGGCAGAGAAAGCGGTGGCAGCAGTGATCCGGTCCCCAATCAGTGAAGGATGGCGATTGGAGGCGATCCTGAAGGTGGTCGATGGCTTGTGCTGCCGCACTCCAAGCGCTCCGGTGGACCCACAGATCGCCAAAAAGTTTGAGGGCATCGTCCTGGCGGATGAGACGTTCTACCGACCGTCGTCAGTGTCTCTGGTCCTGGGCGCGGATGTGATCACGGAGGTCATGCTAGAAGGGAGTCTACCTGGGGTTGGCGGGCGGCCGATTGCGATGCGCACAGTTTTTGGCTGGACCCTGTCCGGAGCGTGCCATTAA
- the LOC124459988 gene encoding uncharacterized protein LOC124459988: MNTKQLNIVSVGGNGSPGQNGGNGFYGSNPDTREPVYCFMERGNDKCGKKSTDTGKNGTNGGDGGIGGKPGNFGEIDVVGLIETPVINIRREQGVVGASGKGGQGGNATENVSITYQATHFPVYNVGSSTSCCRYVVKNSVATIQFSNGIDGYNKRNMKETKTLNFSNKCEIINRFISFARESILISPLMREHLINLSNSFMESDKIKRFKNCRRNSNNFHTVRCGSINRFTNGRIPFSAKYK, encoded by the exons ATGAATACTAAACAACTAAATATTGTGTCAGTCGGAGGTAATGGCAGTCCAGGTCAAAATGGTGGTAACG gTTTTTATGGATCAAACCCAGACACTCGTGAACCGGTTTATTGCTTTATGGAACGGGGAAACGACAAATGTGGTAAAAAAAGTACGGATACGGGAAAAAATGGAACAAATGGTGGAGATGGAGGGATTGGAGGAAAACCTGGTAATTTTGGAGAAATAGATGTGGTTGGATTAATAGAAACACCAGTAATCAACATCCGTCGAGAACAAG gTGTTGTTGGAGCGAGCGGTAAGGGCGGTCAAGGTGGAAACGCTACAGAAAATGTATCAATTACGTACCAAGCCACTCATTTTCCCGTCTATAATGTGGGATCCAGTACGTCGTGTTGTCGTTATGTTGTGAAAAACTCAGTAGCTACAATTCAATTCTCTAATGGAATTGATGGttacaacaaaagaaacatgaaggaaacaaaaacattgaatTTTTCCAATAAATGCGAAATAATTAATCGCTTTATATCTTTTGCGAGAGAATCAATATTAATATCTCCCTTAATGAGGGAACATTTAATAAATCTTTCAAATAGTTTCATGGAAAGTGACAAAATTAAAAG GTTTAAAAATTGTCGCAGGAATAGCAACAATTTTCACACCGTTCGCTGCGGCAGCATCAATCGCTTTACCAATGGCAGAATCCCTTTTAGTGCCAAATACAAATAA
- the LOC6640101 gene encoding uncharacterized protein LOC6640101 has translation MTSPIMFARLLLYGICVYPWLSSEISASTHNMSYMRSILKVLADGQETWTNTPIFRGRHVNQDELADLIRWLQLDLKVATYLFTTSQLPKETDLLAYQVSNTSVLTLLFCRSSEELIWYHLDKRMWHLRRSRLIISLPAERSGSYKALLTMFQKIWHLQFLNVLVVHKEKIYGYTPYPKVNYFEIKLEGNKRLFPGTSSNYQGYTVSTPVENDLPRVFFVRDHQTNERYIRGFAYRLFVEFLRQHNATLHVTNAERDHSPTSSVNMSWILQLIEKKEVEISVHAYFDWEMGDSSYPLLITANCLIVPVRNEIPRYMYLYRPFHWHSWLLLLVALIYISGILFGFSGRRSISQSFLQSLCHLLFIGNSTRVYQPSWRYFFVIMQLALLGFMVTNWYGNELGSFLTTLLVDEQVDNMEQVVEKQQKILVKKYEVSTLLRHVIPPLIEHVARLVVGVNASEQVTALLSFNRSYAYPFTLERWEFLKMQQQYAVKPIFRFSGACLGSPMVGYPMRMDSHFESPLKYFIMRIQAMGLIQHWLISDFNDALKAGYVHFINNDLPVKALDMDSMRLAWLVLLFGWLMAIFCFICERRLQRERFACFLQIQD, from the coding sequence ATGACCAGTCCAATAATGTTTGCTCGTCTCTTGCTCTATGGGATCTGTGTCTACCCCTGGTTGAGTTCTGAAATTTCGGCCTCCACACACAACATGAGTTACATGCGCTCAATACTAAAGGTGCTTGCCGACGGTCAAGAAACTTGGACTAATACGCCCATATTTAGGGGTCGTCATGTCAATCAGGATGAACTGGCCGACTTGATTCGTTGGCTTCAATTGGACTTGAAAGTGGCCACATATCTGTTCACAACGTCCCAGCTACCCAAAGAGACGGATTTGCTGGCTTATCAGGTATCAAACACATCTGTTTTGACTTTGCTCTTTTGTCGCAGCAGCGAGGAGTTGATTTGGTATCATCTGGACAAACGTATGTGGCACTTGCGTCGCAGCCGCCTGATTATATCCCTGCCAGCTGAGCGAAGTGGATCATATAAGGCACTCTTGACCATGTTTCAAAAGATATGGCACTTGCAATTCCTCAATGTCCTGGTTGTGCATAAGGAGAAAATCTATGGATATACACCATATCCAAAGGTTAACTACTTTGAGATTAAATTGGAGGGTAACAAGCGGCTATTTCCGGGTACATCATCAAATTATCAAGGGTACACGGTATCCACGCCCGTAGAAAATGATTTGCCGCGTGTGTTTTTTGTGCGGGATCATCAGACGAATGAACGTTATATTCGAGGATTTGCCTATCGTCTATTCGTGGAGTTTCTACGGCAACATAATGCCACATTGCATGTCACGAACGCCGAACGGGATCATTCTCCGACCAGCAGTGTGAATATGTCTTGGATTCTGCAATTGATTGAAAAGAAAGAAGTGGAAATCTCGGTGCACGCCTACTTCGATTGGGAAATGGGTGATAGTAGTTATCCCCTGCTTATAACCGCCAACTGTTTGATTGTGCCGGTGAGAAACGAGATTCCGCGCTATATGTACCTATACAGGCCTTTTCATTGGCACAGTTGGCTATTGCTTCTGGTTGCCCTCATTTACATAAGTGGCATACTCTTTGGTTTTAGTGGTCGGCGAAGCATCAGTCAGAGTTTTCTGCAGAGTCTATGCCATTTGCTCTTCATAGGCAACTCTACGCGAGTCTATCAACCTTCTTGGCGTTACTTCTTCGTAATTATGCAATTGGCTCTTTTGGGTTTCATGGTGACCAATTGGTATGGCAATGAACTGGGCAGTTTCCTTACCACTTTGCTGGTGGATGAGCAAGTCGATAACATGGAACAAGTAGTGGAAAAGCAGCAAAAGATTTTAGTTAAGAAATACGAGGTTAGCACCTTGTTACGTCATGTAATACCACCGCTAATTGAACATGTGGCTCGTCTGGTGGTCGGTGTTAATGCCAGTGAACAGGTCACTGCATTGCTTAGCTTCAATCGCAGCTATGCGTATCCTTTCACCCTGGAACGCTGGGAGTTTCTGAAAATGCAGCAACAATACGCCGTGAAGCCCATTTTCCGCTTCTCCGGAGCTTGTCTGGGCTCTCCAATGGTCGGTTATCCTATGCGTATGGATTCACATTTCGAGTCACCCCTAAAGTATTTCATCATGAGGATTCAGGCAATGGGTTTGATCCAACATTGGCTTATCTCGGACTTTAATGATGCCTTGAAAGCGGGCTATGTCCATTTCATTAATAATGATTTGCCCGTTAAAGCTCTCGACATGGACTCTATGCGTTTGGCTTGGTTAGTTTTACTTTTCGGTTGGCTAATGGCaattttttgcttcatttGTGAGCGGCGACTACAAAGAGAGAGGTTTGCTTGCTTCCTGCAGATTCAGGACTAA